A stretch of Clostridium formicaceticum DNA encodes these proteins:
- a CDS encoding nucleotide pyrophosphohydrolase, giving the protein MEKDITLKEMAKEVDAYISQFKEGYFSPLALMARLTEEVGELAREVNHYYGEKPKRSDEEENTIDMELADCLFILLCFANSLEIDLEKAFEAMMYKFNTRDANRWTRKEQI; this is encoded by the coding sequence ATGGAAAAAGATATAACCTTAAAGGAAATGGCAAAAGAAGTAGATGCATATATTTCACAGTTTAAGGAGGGATACTTCAGTCCTTTGGCATTGATGGCTAGGCTAACGGAAGAAGTTGGGGAATTAGCGAGGGAAGTGAATCATTATTATGGAGAAAAACCTAAGCGATCCGACGAGGAGGAAAATACCATAGATATGGAACTAGCGGATTGTTTATTTATTCTGCTTTGTTTTGCTAATTCCTTAGAGATTGATCTAGAAAAAGCATTTGAAGCGATGATGTATAAGTTTAATACACGGGATGCCAATAGATGGACAAGAAAAGAGCAAATATAA
- a CDS encoding cell wall hydrolase has translation MQGNSKKIVSVFLILAFLSIQIVGVFANNPYVTLRFGSRGNEVVRLQQALRNKGYYNSAVDGIYGKITENAVINFQRDNRLTIDGIAGRQTQSKLYEAATVSRGSSTTRNSASANVYWLSRIIHAEAGAEPYTGKVAVGNVVLNRVHSREFPNTIYNVIFEYYKNIPQFSPVADGTIYNTPSQESIQAAHDALSGSRPVGNSTYFFNPNKATGQWIVANKRYVTRIGNHVFYQ, from the coding sequence ATGCAGGGAAACAGTAAAAAGATTGTATCGGTATTTTTAATTCTAGCATTTTTATCGATACAAATTGTAGGGGTATTCGCTAATAACCCTTATGTAACACTAAGGTTTGGTAGTAGAGGAAACGAAGTTGTAAGACTTCAACAAGCACTACGAAATAAAGGTTATTACAACAGCGCTGTTGATGGTATCTACGGTAAAATCACTGAAAATGCTGTTATCAATTTTCAGCGAGACAATCGCTTAACCATTGACGGTATTGCCGGTAGACAAACGCAGTCCAAACTTTATGAAGCTGCGACGGTCTCTAGAGGAAGCAGCACCACTAGGAATTCAGCATCTGCAAATGTGTATTGGCTTTCTAGGATTATTCATGCTGAAGCTGGAGCCGAGCCCTATACAGGAAAAGTAGCGGTGGGAAATGTTGTCTTAAATAGGGTTCATTCAAGGGAGTTTCCTAATACAATTTATAATGTCATTTTTGAATATTATAAAAACATCCCTCAATTCAGCCCTGTGGCTGATGGTACCATCTATAATACCCCTTCTCAAGAAAGTATACAGGCAGCCCACGATGCATTAAGTGGATCAAGACCTGTTGGTAATTCAACATATTTCTTTAATCCCAATAAAGCAACGGGACAATGGATTGTAGCAAACAAGCGTTACGTAACGAGAATAGGGAACCATGTTTTTTATCAGTAG